The following proteins are encoded in a genomic region of Bacteroidota bacterium:
- a CDS encoding TonB-dependent receptor, which yields MPQPEKSFQRLFLLLLLLFPGFLLHAQNQKFTLSGFVSDSANGEMLIGASIYVKGTSTGVAANVYGFYSLTLPQGDYVLVCNYIGYRQKQINVTLKADVTLNVTMSNSEAGTTMKEVVITADRNQEQVTNTQTSAISIPVDQVRTLPTIGGETDIIKVMQLMPGVKRGGEGQNAMFVRGGQGDDNLILLDEAVVYNVSHLFGFFSVFNNDALKDVTMIKGGFPAQYGGRMSSVMDIRMKDGDFQHFRADGGIGILSSHLTLQGPIIKGKSSFLLSGRRSYIDRMFKLVNGGQNVLPYYFYDANLKLNYTISDKDRIFLSGYIGDDVLNGSAGGDSSLFEGGFRLGNFTSTLRWNHTYNPKLFSNISFIHTRFRYDVEAAIPGNSFLVQSRIADLGVKADYNYYRGPGQTLRYGASYTNHLFRPNVVNTSGQIADYLQSREGKKVYTHELGLYANYETELDSAWKVNGGVRLSTLVTTDKVFFHPEPRASATWLFHKKQSLKFSYAKMVQYLHLVSSSSVALPTDLWYPVTSRTKPPVAHQVAASYNYNFSKLKTLVTVEAYYKWMRNLIEYREGAVLILNDNYENELVSGKGRAYGFEFFAQRTEGKLTGWIGYTLSWSTRQFDELNNGKEFFAKFDRRHDFSIVGMWQISKRVSFSAVWVYSTGQRFTPITGNFFMPNSALTSVDALPIYAERNSLQLPAAHRLDFNFVIKSRLDRKWLIWTGEWILGAYNTYNRAQPYRVDVVPSESGGYKYQARGLFGFIPSIAYNFRF from the coding sequence ATGCCTCAACCAGAAAAATCATTTCAACGGCTATTTTTGCTGTTGTTGCTGTTGTTTCCCGGATTTCTGCTTCATGCACAGAATCAGAAATTTACACTGAGCGGTTTCGTTTCCGACTCAGCCAATGGCGAAATGCTCATTGGCGCATCCATTTATGTAAAAGGCACCAGCACCGGCGTGGCTGCCAACGTATATGGCTTTTACTCGCTTACACTGCCGCAGGGGGATTATGTGCTGGTGTGCAACTACATCGGCTACCGGCAAAAGCAAATCAACGTTACGCTCAAGGCCGATGTGACGCTGAATGTAACCATGAGTAATTCAGAGGCCGGCACCACCATGAAAGAAGTGGTAATTACTGCCGACCGCAATCAGGAACAGGTTACCAATACACAAACAAGCGCCATAAGTATTCCGGTTGATCAGGTGCGTACGCTACCCACCATTGGCGGTGAAACCGATATTATTAAGGTAATGCAGCTTATGCCCGGCGTAAAACGCGGTGGCGAAGGGCAGAACGCCATGTTTGTGCGTGGTGGTCAGGGCGATGATAACCTGATTCTGCTTGATGAAGCAGTGGTATATAACGTTTCTCACCTGTTTGGGTTTTTCTCCGTATTCAATAATGATGCGCTGAAAGACGTAACCATGATTAAAGGCGGGTTTCCGGCACAATACGGCGGCCGCATGTCGTCGGTAATGGATATCCGCATGAAGGATGGTGATTTTCAGCACTTCCGTGCCGATGGCGGCATTGGTATTCTTTCTTCACATCTTACCCTGCAAGGGCCTATTATTAAAGGTAAATCGTCGTTTCTCCTTTCAGGGCGCCGGTCGTATATCGACAGGATGTTTAAGCTGGTGAATGGGGGACAAAATGTATTGCCTTACTATTTCTATGATGCCAATCTGAAACTGAATTATACCATTTCCGACAAAGACCGCATTTTCCTGAGCGGCTATATTGGCGACGATGTGCTGAACGGAAGTGCGGGCGGCGACAGCAGTTTGTTCGAAGGTGGTTTCCGGCTCGGCAATTTCACTTCCACACTGCGCTGGAACCATACCTACAACCCGAAGCTCTTTTCAAACATCTCGTTCATTCACACCCGCTTCCGGTACGATGTGGAAGCGGCCATTCCCGGCAACAGCTTTCTGGTACAGTCGCGCATTGCTGATTTGGGGGTGAAAGCCGATTACAATTATTACCGCGGACCCGGACAAACACTGCGTTACGGTGCGTCTTACACCAATCACCTTTTCCGTCCGAACGTGGTAAACACTTCGGGTCAGATTGCGGATTACCTGCAATCGCGCGAGGGTAAAAAGGTATATACACACGAATTAGGACTTTATGCCAACTACGAAACCGAACTTGATTCGGCGTGGAAAGTAAACGGCGGTGTTCGTCTTTCTACGCTCGTAACCACCGACAAGGTGTTTTTCCACCCCGAACCACGCGCTTCGGCCACCTGGCTCTTTCATAAAAAACAGTCGCTCAAGTTCAGTTACGCCAAAATGGTGCAGTACCTGCATCTGGTGTCGAGCTCATCAGTGGCGCTGCCCACCGATTTGTGGTACCCGGTTACCTCGCGCACCAAGCCTCCTGTTGCGCATCAGGTGGCAGCAAGCTACAACTACAATTTCAGCAAACTCAAAACGCTTGTTACCGTTGAGGCGTATTACAAATGGATGCGCAATCTTATCGAGTACCGCGAAGGAGCTGTGCTTATCCTCAACGACAATTACGAAAACGAACTGGTAAGCGGCAAAGGCCGTGCATACGGTTTCGAGTTTTTTGCACAGCGCACCGAAGGCAAACTCACCGGCTGGATCGGCTACACACTTTCGTGGTCCACACGCCAGTTTGATGAGCTGAACAACGGCAAGGAATTCTTCGCCAAGTTCGACCGGCGCCACGATTTTTCAATAGTGGGTATGTGGCAGATCAGTAAGCGTGTGTCGTTTTCGGCGGTTTGGGTATATAGCACCGGGCAGCGTTTTACGCCCATTACCGGTAATTTCTTTATGCCTAACTCGGCGCTTACTTCGGTTGATGCGCTGCCTATTTATGCCGAGCGTAACTCGCTTCAGCTGCCTGCCGCGCATCGTCTCGATTTCAATTTTGTAATCAAATCGCGCCTCGATCGTAAATGGCTTATCTGGACCGGCGAATGGATTCTGGGTGCTTACAACACCTACAACCGCGCCCAGCCCTACAGAGTAGATGTTGTTCCTTCCGAAAGCGGCGGCTATAAATATCAGGCCAGAGGGCTTTTCGGTTTCATTCCTTCCATTGCTTACAATTTCCGCTTCTAA
- a CDS encoding class I SAM-dependent methyltransferase has translation MSQTTERFSGRVANYVKWRPGYPQALYDALRQNGALTPGDVIADIGAGTGISAMLFAQNGHTVQAVEPNEPMRNAGCEFTAMQPLVNWHAGTAENTGLTAQSINTIAAAQAWHWFDSPETAAEFRRILKPGGQVVLIWNDRITQGDGFSEVYEDALRYFAIDYAKVDHKQFGEASFNKLWGEGNWRETATENVQLLTFEGLIGRVLSSSYMPDETHPEFGFMKNVLKKIFLRYQENGTVTMRYHCRAFHGILN, from the coding sequence ATGAGCCAAACTACCGAACGTTTTTCAGGCCGCGTGGCCAACTACGTAAAATGGCGTCCCGGCTATCCGCAGGCACTTTACGATGCCCTGCGGCAAAACGGCGCGCTTACTCCCGGCGATGTGATTGCCGACATTGGCGCAGGCACAGGAATATCAGCCATGCTGTTTGCCCAAAACGGGCATACCGTGCAGGCTGTAGAACCCAACGAACCCATGCGAAATGCCGGTTGTGAATTTACCGCAATGCAGCCGCTCGTGAACTGGCATGCAGGAACTGCAGAAAACACCGGACTTACCGCGCAAAGCATCAACACCATTGCGGCCGCCCAGGCCTGGCACTGGTTTGACTCACCCGAAACTGCCGCCGAATTCCGCCGCATACTCAAACCCGGCGGACAGGTAGTCCTCATCTGGAACGACCGCATTACACAGGGCGACGGCTTTTCGGAAGTGTATGAAGATGCCCTGCGCTACTTCGCCATTGATTATGCCAAAGTAGATCACAAGCAATTTGGTGAAGCCTCCTTCAACAAACTCTGGGGCGAAGGCAACTGGCGCGAAACCGCTACCGAAAACGTACAGCTGCTCACATTCGAAGGCCTGATCGGACGCGTGCTTTCCTCGTCGTACATGCCCGATGAAACGCACCCCGAATTCGGGTTTATGAAAAACGTACTCAAAAAAATATTTCTCCGCTACCAGGAAAACGGCACCGTGACCATGCGCTATCACTGCCGCGCTTTTCACGGCATACTGAACTGA
- the metH gene encoding methionine synthase, whose protein sequence is MKDIRSELKKRVLVIDGAMGTMIQRHKLEEADYRGARFAQWPHDLKGNNDLLVLTQPQIILDIHRAYLDAGADIIETNTFNAQRISLADYQMEALAYEMNVEAAKLARQAADEYTAQTGRARFVAGAMGPTNRTASLSPDVNDPGFRAVDFDELVAAYSEQINGLLDGGSDLLLVETIFDTLNAKAALFAIDSIAEQRGLRIPVMVSGTITDASGRTLSGQTTEAFLNSVAHIDLLSVGLNCALGAAQMRPYIEELAQKSPFYVSCYPNAGLPNQFGEYDETPEQMGVQVNDFLQNGFLNIVGGCCGTTPDHIRKIAEYAAQTKPRPVPMLPQHMRLSGLEPVTLRPESNFMNVGERTNVTGSRKFARLITEQKYDEALAIARDQVEGGAQVIDVNMDEGMLDSEGAMVRFLNLVAAEPDIARVPVMIDSSKWNVIEAGLKRVQGKAIVNSISLKEGEAEFIRQAKLIRRYGAAVIVMAFDENGQADTYQRRIDICKRAYDILTQQVHFPPQDIIFDPNIFPVATGMEEHRRNALDFFLATKWIKENLPHAKVSGGVSNVSFSFRGNDHVREAIHAAFLYHAIKHGMDMGIVNPAQLQVYDEIPKDLLERVEDVLLDRRDDATERLITFAEQLKGEGPGKKAEKDEEWRKEDVRSRLTHALVKGITDYIDADVEEARQMFSKSLEVIEGPLMDGMNVVGDLFGAGKMFLPQVVKSARVMKKAVAYLTPYLEAEKSENSRSAGKVLLATVKGDVHDIGKNIVGVVLACNNFEIVDMGVMVPADKILERAKAEGADIIGLSGLITPSLDEMVHVAKEMSRLGFSTPLLIGGATTSRVHTAVKIAPHYAHPVIHVNDASRSVPVATALLSDDQRENLVKEVNADYERVRVQNERAQSADKFISINEARQNRFAIDWNNYTAASPAQKGITVLHNYPLDKLVPYIDWTPFFHSWEMKGSYPKILDDAERGVEAKKLFADAQQMLEKIISENWLGARAVVGLWPANAKGDDIEVYADDTRSNVTAVFHTIRQQTRKPAAQANVALADFVAPAQNGKTDYIGGFAVTTGIGIDAKVAEFEAQHDDYSAIMLKALADRLAEAFAEHLHEKVRKEIWGYAPDETFTNEQLIHEAYSGIRPAPGYPAQPDHTEKLTLFRLLNAEENAGITLTESLAMVPTAAVSGLYIAHAGSHYFGVGKIRKDQVEDYARRKGWSVEEAERWLGPVLGY, encoded by the coding sequence ATGAAAGATATACGCAGCGAACTCAAAAAACGGGTGCTTGTCATTGACGGTGCAATGGGCACCATGATTCAGCGCCACAAACTCGAAGAAGCCGATTACCGTGGCGCACGCTTCGCGCAGTGGCCGCACGACCTGAAAGGCAACAACGATTTGCTGGTGCTCACCCAGCCGCAAATCATTCTCGATATTCACCGCGCCTACCTTGATGCGGGCGCTGATATTATCGAAACAAACACCTTCAACGCACAACGCATTTCGCTGGCCGATTACCAGATGGAAGCACTGGCGTATGAAATGAACGTCGAAGCCGCCAAATTAGCCCGACAGGCGGCCGACGAATACACCGCACAAACCGGCCGCGCACGCTTTGTGGCCGGCGCCATGGGCCCCACCAACCGCACCGCATCACTCTCGCCCGATGTAAACGACCCCGGCTTCCGCGCGGTTGATTTCGATGAACTTGTAGCGGCCTACAGCGAACAGATAAACGGCCTGCTCGACGGCGGATCGGATTTGCTGCTCGTGGAAACCATCTTTGATACACTCAACGCCAAAGCAGCACTGTTTGCAATAGACAGCATTGCCGAACAACGCGGATTGCGCATACCGGTAATGGTTTCAGGCACAATTACCGATGCCAGCGGCCGCACACTTTCGGGCCAGACTACCGAAGCATTTCTGAACTCAGTGGCACACATCGACCTGCTGAGTGTGGGCCTGAACTGCGCACTGGGCGCGGCACAGATGCGTCCGTACATTGAAGAACTCGCGCAGAAATCGCCCTTCTACGTAAGCTGCTACCCCAACGCAGGGCTGCCCAACCAGTTTGGCGAATACGACGAAACGCCGGAACAGATGGGCGTGCAGGTAAATGACTTTTTGCAAAACGGCTTTCTGAATATTGTGGGCGGCTGCTGCGGCACCACACCCGATCATATTCGTAAAATTGCCGAATACGCCGCGCAAACAAAGCCGCGCCCTGTACCCATGCTGCCGCAACACATGCGCCTGAGCGGACTCGAGCCCGTTACACTGCGGCCCGAAAGCAATTTCATGAACGTGGGCGAACGTACCAACGTAACCGGCTCACGCAAATTTGCACGCTTAATTACCGAACAGAAATACGATGAAGCCCTTGCCATTGCACGCGATCAGGTGGAAGGCGGCGCACAGGTAATTGACGTAAACATGGACGAAGGCATGCTCGACTCGGAAGGCGCTATGGTGCGCTTCCTGAATCTGGTTGCCGCCGAACCCGATATTGCCCGCGTGCCGGTAATGATCGACTCCTCCAAATGGAACGTAATTGAAGCCGGCCTGAAACGCGTGCAGGGCAAAGCAATCGTTAACTCCATTTCACTCAAGGAAGGCGAAGCCGAGTTTATCCGGCAGGCCAAACTCATTCGCCGCTACGGCGCTGCAGTGATTGTAATGGCTTTTGACGAAAATGGTCAGGCCGACACCTATCAGCGACGCATTGATATTTGCAAACGCGCCTACGATATACTTACGCAGCAGGTTCATTTCCCGCCACAGGATATTATTTTCGATCCGAACATTTTCCCGGTAGCCACCGGCATGGAAGAACACCGCCGCAACGCGCTCGACTTTTTCCTTGCTACAAAATGGATTAAGGAAAATCTTCCGCATGCAAAGGTAAGTGGCGGTGTAAGCAATGTGTCATTCTCTTTCCGTGGTAACGACCACGTGCGCGAAGCTATTCATGCGGCTTTCCTGTATCATGCCATCAAACACGGCATGGACATGGGTATTGTAAATCCGGCCCAGCTGCAGGTGTATGACGAAATTCCGAAAGACCTGCTGGAGCGCGTGGAAGACGTACTGCTTGATCGCAGAGACGATGCTACCGAGCGCCTCATTACGTTTGCCGAACAACTAAAAGGCGAAGGCCCCGGCAAGAAAGCCGAAAAAGATGAAGAGTGGCGCAAGGAAGATGTGCGCTCACGCCTCACACACGCGCTGGTAAAAGGTATTACTGATTACATTGATGCCGATGTGGAAGAAGCACGGCAAATGTTCAGCAAATCGCTCGAGGTAATTGAAGGGCCGTTGATGGACGGAATGAATGTGGTGGGCGATTTGTTTGGTGCAGGTAAAATGTTTTTACCGCAGGTAGTGAAAAGTGCGCGGGTAATGAAAAAAGCCGTGGCCTATCTTACACCTTATCTCGAAGCCGAGAAAAGTGAAAACAGCCGCAGTGCGGGCAAAGTGTTGCTTGCCACTGTAAAGGGCGATGTACACGATATTGGTAAAAATATTGTGGGCGTGGTGCTGGCCTGTAATAATTTTGAAATTGTGGATATGGGCGTGATGGTGCCCGCCGATAAAATTCTGGAACGCGCCAAAGCCGAAGGCGCTGATATTATTGGCCTGAGCGGACTCATTACACCTTCGCTCGATGAGATGGTGCATGTGGCAAAAGAGATGAGCCGCCTGGGCTTTTCAACCCCGCTGCTCATTGGCGGTGCCACCACATCGCGCGTACACACTGCGGTGAAAATTGCACCGCACTATGCACATCCGGTAATTCATGTAAACGATGCCTCGCGCAGTGTGCCTGTAGCCACAGCCTTGCTTTCCGACGATCAGCGCGAAAATCTGGTGAAAGAAGTAAACGCCGATTACGAACGCGTGCGTGTACAAAACGAACGCGCACAAAGTGCCGACAAGTTTATCTCAATTAACGAAGCGCGGCAAAACCGTTTCGCTATTGACTGGAACAACTACACTGCGGCAAGTCCGGCGCAAAAAGGGATTACCGTCCTCCACAATTATCCGCTGGATAAATTAGTGCCGTATATCGACTGGACGCCGTTCTTTCACAGCTGGGAAATGAAAGGCAGCTATCCGAAAATTCTGGACGATGCCGAGCGCGGCGTAGAAGCGAAAAAGCTCTTTGCCGATGCGCAGCAGATGCTCGAAAAAATTATTAGCGAAAACTGGCTCGGTGCGCGCGCGGTGGTTGGGCTCTGGCCCGCCAATGCCAAAGGCGACGATATTGAAGTATATGCCGACGATACGCGAAGCAATGTTACCGCCGTGTTTCACACCATACGCCAGCAAACACGCAAACCGGCTGCACAGGCCAACGTGGCGCTTGCCGATTTTGTGGCACCCGCACAAAACGGAAAAACAGATTACATCGGCGGCTTTGCGGTAACCACCGGCATTGGCATTGATGCAAAAGTGGCGGAGTTTGAAGCACAGCACGACGACTACAGCGCCATTATGCTCAAAGCCCTTGCCGACCGTTTGGCTGAGGCTTTTGCCGAGCATCTGCACGAAAAAGTGCGCAAGGAAATCTGGGGCTATGCACCCGATGAAACGTTCACCAACGAACAGCTCATTCACGAAGCCTACTCAGGCATACGTCCCGCGCCCGGCTATCCCGCGCAGCCCGACCATACCGAAAAACTCACCCTCTTCCGCCTGCTCAATGCCGAAGAAAACGCCGGCATCACGCTCACCGAAAGCCTCGCCATGGTACCCACCGCCGCCGTTTCCGGTTTGTACATTGCGCATGCCGGTAGTCATTACTTCGGCGTAGGCAAAATCCGCAAGGATCAGGTAGAAGACTACGCCCGCCGCAAAGGCTGGAGCGTGGAAGAGGCCGAACGCTGGCTGGGGCCGGTGCTGGGGTATTAA